Genomic DNA from Chroicocephalus ridibundus unplaced genomic scaffold, bChrRid1.1 SCAFFOLD_84, whole genome shotgun sequence:
CTTGGGTTTTTTGCCATGTTCCCATCTCGGCTGGGTGAACTGAAATTTAGCACGGGACCAGAAAATGCAACGGCAGTTACTGAGTTCATCCTAGAGGGTTTTTCAGGGCTTGATCAAAGACTACAGCTATTTCTCTCGCTGGTCCTTCTGATCATATACCTGACAACAGTGACGGGGAACGCAACCATCATGTTCCTTGTATGTCTGGATCACCACCTGCAAACCCCCATGTACTTTTCCATCAGCAATCTGTCCTTCCTGTAAATCTGGTTTACATCCTCCACAAGCACCAAATTGCTTGTGATCCTTGGTTCTGGTAGGAGAACAATCTCACTGCGCAGCTGCTTTGCCCAATCCTATTTCTGTTTTGCCCTGGGCAGTACAGAGTTTGTTCTACTTGTTGTCATGTCCtttgaccgctacgttgccatctgcctGCCTTTGCGTTATGCTGCCATCATGAAGCCTCAGCTCTGCATCCACCTGGTCGTTGCTGCTTGGGTCATGGGCACCACACTCTTGAGTTACCGCCTGGTCCTCCTCTACAAGCTGACTTTCTGGGGCTCCAACAAgatccaccttttcttttttgcgACAGCTCCCCCTTGTTCAAATTGTCCTGCTCTGACACCAGCTTGCTTTGGAAAATGGACTCTATTTTATCATCATTTGTCATGCTGGGTTCCTTCTGTTTAACTCTGGCATTTTACACAGGCATCCTTTTCTGTATTCTACACCTTCCAGCagcctctgggaggaaaaaagctttcgCTACATGTTCTTCCCATCTCACCACCTTGGCCATTGGCTAGGGGAGCTGCATTGCTCTCTATGTGCATCCTTCAGAACACGTTTCCTTGGAGGCAAACAGAAGGGTAGCTTTGCTAAACACTGTCCTCTACCCATTCTTAAATCCGTTCATCTACAGTCTTAGAAACAAGACCGTGATACTGGCCCTGAATGAAGCCATTGCCCATGCAACAGTAAAGCTTTTCGCCTTATCACAATGCATTTCTGGACAGCAATTCCCATGATCTGCTATCAGATGTTAAATCATACCATTGCATATGTATGTCATCTCCAAATACAGATGCCTCATGAGATGTATGTTCTGGTTGGATTGTGTTAGGTTAGCTCACCTGCACGCACAAAGAAGGCACTaacaatggcaggaggaggaactcagTTAataccctgccccagctgctcccagacccATCACGGGAGAACCACCTGGAACCCGTCTCCAGAAATCAAGAAGAGCACAAAGGCACAGTGGCAGATGGGAACCCAAATTACAGGCTCCCAAGGAATGAACACCTTGTGCCACTTATTATGGGAAGTTTAGGGGAGGACACGACcagtgcagtctgtcctgtcCTCTCATTAAACTTAATTTCTACCTCTTTTCCATGTGAGTGAATCTTCTGTGTGAATGTGTGAGCACAGTGGTGTgagtgcagcagctggagcaggaccagGAGGTCAGACAGCCCCTATGCCATTAGTGCCAGAACCTGAGAGACTGGAGTGACTGGACTTAAGAGttcatgtgcgtgtgtgtgattgTGTGTGTACCAGCATCTGGAATGGAGCTGTGGCCTCAGGGACTCATATGTCCAGGTGGCTCCAACTGGGTAGGCTGAGTGCCCGAGCCCAGCTTCTGGAGGGATCTACCCTGTACAGGTGTATatatagaatggaatggaatggagtagaatagaatagaatgaaatagaatagaatcgttcagttggaagggacctacaatcaTCATTTAGTCCAAATACCTgagcacttcagggctgaccagaagACAAATCATGTTATtaaggcattgtccaaatgcctcttaaacaccaATGGGCCTCTTAAACACAAGGCATCGACCAcgtctctaggaagcctgttccagtgtttgaccacccttttgggaaagaattgcttccttctgtccagtctaaacctctcctggcaaagcgtcccatgtgtcctatcactgggtatgaggaagaagagctcagcacctccctctctacttcccctcctcaggacactgcagagagcaatgaggtcacccctcagccttctttttctaaactgaacaaacccagagtgctcagccgctcctcacaggacatgccttccagccctttccccagcttTGTCCTCTGGGCACATTTGggtaccttcacatccttcttacattgtggggcccagaactgcacacagagcTCAAGGTTGAGGTCGCACCAGCGCTCAATACAGTGGGATAACCACCAGCTGCTTATGCTGTGTGTgacgcaccccaggatgcagtttgccctcgTGGCTGCtggggcacactgctgactcccatccagcctgctgtcgaccagcgcccccagatccctttctgcagggctgctttctagccactcctctcccagtctaTATTGTGTCCAGCATTATTTCATCTCAGGTGCAGAATGCGGCATTTGTTCTTCTTAAGCATGGTGGGAGTTACCTCCTTTGGGTCATGGATACAGGTGTTAAactgaacagggcccaggagAGCTTCGTGTGCTGCCCCACAGTATGTCCCAGTGGCCTCCAGGTAGGGTATGACCCCTTCACCATTGCTCTCCCGGCCTCGTCATCCAACTGGTGTTTGACCATCCCTTTGTCTGCCCTTCCAGACTGTACTGTCCTAACTTGAGTACAAGAGAGATCATGTCAAAAATCTTGCTGAAGTTGAAGTGAACGGCATCCACTCTTCTCCCCTCATGCACAAATGATGTTACTCCATGATGAAGGCAGTCAGACTGGTGAACCATGATTTACCCTTTGAAAGTCCAGGCTGGCTCCTTTTGGACGTGGTCTTCTCTTTTAGGCACCCAGGAATATCGCCCAAGAGATACTGATGGTTTACTCCTCACCAAACTGAGCTTGTACAGCCTGTAGTTCCCGGGGTTGCACTTTTGGTTTCTTTCAGAGTTGGGTGCAACATtggcttgtcctctctcacaagagacctccaCCAAGCCCATGACATTTCAAGAAGGATATTCCACAGAAATCTCAATCTTCCCCTGGAACTTCATTACCACTACTCTGCCTGTTATACAGTGTACttaatttctctaatctttcttatgttttcacctgtcctgatacaatgaccatgtctaaagtcatcttttccgtgcagactgtctagacaaGGGCCTTTTCTACTATACTcccgttttctccttctcttactCTTTGTCcattcaggttcctgtcacccatccagctgctgctttgagcttcacgTAGTGAAAAGTTTGCCTGTCCTTCAGTCTAATTAGCTCCTGTAGCCAACTCTTTATACCTCTCTGTTCGTACCTATTTCTCATAAGATTATCCCtcgtagaaaagcaacctcattagaggcagaTTGTACTTAGCATATGGCTGCAGAGGGTGTTTTAGTGTTTATCAAATATGATTATtctttactttgctttgcttgcaaagaggatAAACCCTTCTGTGCCCgggcgcagccaggtctctaaggggatcaggtgggagctggtgcaatggagctgtaacatccagctgcagagaccagtggagaagtctgatggaaggacactgatgtaaatcccaactgggcaatgacagagatggtggggttgtgggggtgaggagcaaggatgtccaCACAGTgtcacctcaagggactgcttttcctagccatccagacctctGGATCAATATCAATTGCAGAATACTTCTATCATctcttctctaaactgaaaaataaatttaaaataataataataataataataataataataataataataataataaattaggttctctttgaaatcttccttcttaactacagtATGAAAGAGCTCCAATTAGCTGAggaagtcttgaagacttgaaggaaattgaaggaagagaaataggtctttagggctttctgtactttaatgagccccatggcgtatttagctctgagtccacgaacctcagatactgagagaagattgaaaaaactgctcaagaaatcagaatgaaaactcaagtacctggaagcattaatgggccccactgagggccactgctgacaaagtctccccatggactcgttagaggagatagctggaggctgggattgcaggaaggcaaaggcactgtgcaggtggctgtaatgtggagaaaactgttgctttgtttgatgaagcagaaaggccaaacctgaccctcaggccctgggaaggcagatcctgcccctcaggtgtggctcagggctcttcctgggggtagtggggtgtgagggtgagcaaggccaagggtagggGGGCTGTGCAACACCTCCCAGCTTCCCCATGCAATGGTGAAGcagaaaccaagtccagagcctcaaaataaagtttcttctggtaggccttggtggcagaggcaagtgccatagccaaggggacaaagaccttggtgctgttgggctttttagccTGGCCAGAGCCCTGGGCCATCTCTACTGCAGagtgaccatcactgtcccatgcctgcacctctttccttgcaggctgcaggcaCCCATGATGCTTTcctgatgtctctccactctcaccagctgttccttgaaacacaaagccatgggctaatACAGACTCACTCCaggtgacctcttgcaccacagtgcaaccatttgagtgagatttcttttaCCTCACATGCAGTCggaaccttccaagctgcactttgcTGAGGTTTCCATCTCTTCTCAGTACCAGGAAAAGCTCCAccatctctgaagccacccttcaagcaggtgcaggctactgctagagagccctgggccttcacttcaaaaggtacagaagcccagctgaatgggagcacctggctaCACTGGTtccagaacacaaaaggtgagatgcagggagctgTTGTTCGACTCAGCTCCATCTCGCCTTGGCAGAGGCTTATTGATCCCTATCTATGCAGAGACAACTTGGAGGGAGCTGTGGAGATGGCTCAGCCTGGGTGGTCTCAACACTGCATTACAGTAAGAACTGAAACCaaatggtgcctttaacaaacaaaatgccctgagtcaagtcccaccactattcagtgagtttgagaccagacatcacaaaataaacattgctatctgaggggccatcaaaccaccagaGATAATCATCCCagatagtgtaatccattcaagcacagtcccggaaaaaggatatttaagtccaaagttttggggagaaaagtgTGGGGGGatcttccaaagatacagctggcctgtaggagattctgccccgccttgtccaggacgctgtgcaaggtaacATCCCGGGattgagtggccttacctgagagaggGGGTAAGTGATTTATAATGTACGTATGATGTCTAGCATCTAAGATCGTGATTTGTGCATTCattaaggtattcatatctagtgcgctggtggtttgtgttgttactttttgggatcacttgttaggtggtaatagcgtattctgtgaattgttttgttcttttccccttaaattgcaatagtgcagTCTTTCATTGTACCCATAAGAACTTGCAGTAGGGGCGTATCGGACCTGCGAGTGAactccaaataaattgttaatttgaacctctcggTGAAGTCTTCTCTCCGtcacaccagctccctcagcttcccCACGCAGgccccaaaccccatcctggccaacgtcctttggagcttctccagttcctcctccttccttcagaacagagagcccTGCACACAGACACACGACACACGAGACACAGACACGAgtccagatgtggccacaccagtgctgcgTCAAGGGGGATTATAAgtgccttgtctgggtggccatgtgccccctaatgcagccctgtgtgcagctagtccagttcacggtccgcatgtaccactggctaaagttgcatccctcgtaatgcccaggcccttctcctcggggtcagtCCTTGGCCAGTCAGGTCACGGCATGCCCTCATCTCTGGGGTGATCCTGCCCCCAGTCAAGGCctggccacttctccttgtaaaactatgggagttttccatttgctgaatcgCAGAGTTTTtcagggtcccccaggaatgaagctccattgggccagtcgttAATGTGTGCgtgcagatggctctccctgacatgtgctgcctctgacaagataGCAGCATGAGGAATCACAGGACACTATAGATAATAAAAGgaggcacttgatcaatgccattgttcaccaaggtaCACATTCCCATGGTGAGAAGCTCGGAAACACcaaatgaaagtacaaaggagGGCAAACTAGGACcatggagaaaagaggaaatagaGGTGGGCTATTTGCATGGAAGGGTACAAGGATGGTCAAGGGGAAGAACTTGTGATTGGGAAAAGAGTGAAAAGGAAATGGTGGAGCAATGGGAAAGATCAGGGATGTTTGGTGGTACATGCCAAGCAGCGCTGCATCTGAGCAACTCTGCCCAGAGTGGGACAAGAAAGTTCCAGATCATCTGACCAGACTTTGTGATTGACTTCAATGGTCACCAGCaacctgactgatttccctcccctcatgaAGAAAAGATCCATGGTGGAGTGAGATGTGGAAtcattcatgctggaaggaagctgaggagatctctagaccaccctcctgctcacagcaggctcagctatggggtcagaccaggttgctcagggcttccttcattttgggcttgaaaagctccaaggatggagatgacacaagctctctgggaaatcctctccagtgtttgcctgtcttggCAGGGAGAAAGTTTTACTCATTTGTTTCggctgatgccattggccctcatccttCCATCAGGCACAATAGTGAAGAGCCTGGATGCATTTTCATGGTgacagccaagaagatgtgggaaggctgttattaggtctccccaaagccttctcttctccaggctttgcacctttGCAGCAAAGCTGGCCAAAGGAAGATTCCATACTGTAGCCATCATGGTCAGCGTATAAacgggggttggctggggggcagtGATCCATGATCGCTGCTTtggacaggctgggcaatcaTTCATTGGGTGATGAGAGCAATTTGTGTGGCAtcaattattttgtatattcttttgtccgttattattattttcctcttatgTTATTTGTCTATTAATCTGTCTTTACCTCAAGCCACAAGAtttgttttatcctttttctcCCGCACTTCCTTATGCTACTTGTTGTTGCAGGGGGATGTAAAgtgagtaaatggctgtgttttccTAGTTGTTGGCCAGGGTTGAACCACGAAAACGTGGGAGATCCTGTTTTATTGAAGAGCAGTTATCTGACAGGCCGCATctgacacagtgttgtgcaagaGTCAGACACAGCCTAAGAGAAGTAGACACAGAAATATATCAATAAGTAGGACTATCACAAGAGTAAAAAGCATACTCTGGCCTAAGATAAACGCTGTGAAATGTGCAGAGAAAGAGAGGCATGTTATTGTCAGGGAAAGAGCGTCCCATGGGccagtttccacagggcatccttgagctcctggttcctcatgctgtagatgagggggttcactgctggaggcaccaccgagtacagcaCTGAAACCACAAGGTCCATTatgggggaggagatggaggggggcttcaggtaggcaaacatggcagtgctgacaaacagggagaccacggccacgtgagggaggcacgtggaaaaggctttgtgccgtccctgctctgaggggatcctcagcacggccctgaagatcttcATGTAGGACACTACAATGAACAGAAAACACCCAAAGACTAAACAGGAACTAACCAccagaagcccagcttccctgaggttGGAGTCTGCGCAAGAGAGCTTGAGGATtggggggatttcacagaagaactggtccacagcattgccctggcacaggggtagggaaaatgtattggccgtgtgcaggagagcattgagaaacccactgccccaggcagctgctgccatgtggacacaagctctgctgcccaggagggtcccgtagtgcaggggttggcagatggccacgtagcggtcataggacatgacagtgaggaGAGAAAACTCTGCTCCGACCAAGAAGGCAAACAGAAAGACTTGGGCAATGCATACTGCATAGGAAACCGTCCTGGTGTCCCaaagggaattggccatggattgGGGAACAGTGATGGAGagggagcccaggtcaagaacagagaggttgaggaggaagaagtacatgggggtgtggaggcggtggtcacaggcgatggtggtgatgatgaggccgttgcccaggatggcagccaggtagatgcccaggaagagcccaaagtgcaagagctgcagctcccgtgtgtctgcaaatgccaggaggaggaactgggtgatggagctgttgTTCGACATTTGctgtctctgggcaacctgctcaaGCAGGAAAACACAGTAAGTTAGGGGAGACTTCTCTAAGCAAAATCAAATCCGTTTCCCATGGACTCTGCCCCTGCTGCACACACCCCTGTTCATTTTCCAGGAGACCTTCCTCAGCTCCATGGCTGGAGCTCTGGTCCGTGCTGGCTGAATGTGGCGGGAGGAGCAGGGCCTCTGCCTGCCCGCTGCCGAGGAGTCCACGCTGCTCTGCAGCAGTGCGTTCATGGGACGGTGGAGTCAGGGACCAACCCTGGTGTTCTACTTTGATGAAAGCACTTCTAATGCAGAAGGGCCTGTCAGCATCAGCACTCTCTGTGCTAAGGAACTAAGATTCCAGAAGGCAGTTTGAGAAGTCTGAGGTTCTTTACAGCTCCCCAGATCTCACCTGGGGAGTTTTCTTGCATGTCAAAAACACTCAGCATTTCTGCCACACTCAAGGAGAACAGAGTGAGTCCTGTAAAGCAGGATGATTGCCTGTGGCTTAGAGCAGAGTTGGGGAACGTGGTTTGTCCATCCATCTTATTCCCAGCTGACAAGCCCTTGCAGCCTCATGAGAGGGAGGGTCATCACACTCATATGTTGCAACcagacactgctgagagcagagggatCTACCTCAGACCATGAAATGTCTCACCCTTTCTGAAGGTCTCGGCACCCACTTCTAGCCAAGGACACACAGGGCTCCTTTCACCAACCCAACAGCATTTCCTCAGCCACAGAGTCTCTGTGTTTCTCCGTGGGGCTTTCAGATAACACAGTGGTGCTACGGGACAGATTTCaatcctggagggcagctcacAGCTTGGATGGATGCCCAAAGGAGAAGCTCATTGTCCTAATTTTTGCACCTCAGTAAGAGAAAATTGACTcattccccagccccacagactgcattgcccacagccccacagcttaGAGGAAAGCTGGGACACTTATTTCCATGGACAAACTACAGGAATGGATGAACAAGATCAGTGTGGGACTCTGCAGCTGAAAttcccctccccggggaggctGACAGCGATAAAATATAAGTTTAAACAGATGTGTggataa
This window encodes:
- the LOC134509205 gene encoding olfactory receptor 14J1-like, which encodes MSNNSSITQFLLLAFADTRELQLLHFGLFLGIYLAAILGNGLIITTIACDHRLHTPMYFFLLNLSVLDLGSLSITVPQSMANSLWDTRTVSYAVCIAQVFLFAFLVGAEFSLLTVMSYDRYVAICQPLHYGTLLGSRACVHMAAAAWGSGFLNALLHTANTFSLPLCQGNAVDQFFCEIPPILKLSCADSNLREAGLLVVSSCLVFGCFLFIVVSYMKIFRAVLRIPSEQGRHKAFSTCLPHVAVVSLFVSTAMFAYLKPPSISSPIMDLVVSVLYSVVPPAVNPLIYSMRNQELKDALWKLAHGTLFP